One Exiguobacterium acetylicum DNA segment encodes these proteins:
- a CDS encoding MutH/Sau3AI family endonuclease has translation MQRIEFERTTLEELLNNARGKTLGEIDTADVFRRTEIAKKITGIAGDVIEQSLLGFPSNPSRDPDIIVDGVEVELKTTGLRRPKRRTDVHYEAKEPLTITAVSPATITDETFRDSHFWRKVEHLLLVYYEYVSPTTVPASAYRDFPLVGYDFHHFDEEEVETLQADWEIIRDYIRQLKDTYDNPEEYYPSLSSALRKRLMFLDTSPKWPHKPRFRIKRAVLTNIVNKSMGRQYESIPRSITTMAEFNDELRRLTRAYKGRTVHQLMTDLGLTGSSGSKSLTESIVVRMFGAKGRRIGKVDLFSKLNVVVKSTRLTEEGANVEDTKLFPVDLVQTGEETCFEESAIHAEMSEIHFLFSIFETQVGGDRLDDVFVGFKHLILSDDLFEVELRRTWQEVHDLMAEGRLCVTTELDKNGMVRYTKRTNVPRTRTNLPKSRQYTFFLRGSGRDAKDKLCINGQSLYRQNLWIKGKVLSRLLNEEAQV, from the coding sequence ATGCAACGTATCGAATTCGAGAGAACGACGCTCGAAGAACTTCTGAACAACGCGAGAGGCAAGACGCTTGGTGAGATTGACACCGCAGACGTTTTTCGCCGGACGGAGATCGCGAAAAAAATCACGGGGATTGCAGGGGACGTCATCGAGCAGTCGTTGCTCGGGTTCCCCTCGAACCCAAGTCGCGATCCCGACATCATCGTCGACGGGGTGGAGGTCGAACTCAAGACGACGGGTCTTCGTCGGCCAAAGCGACGTACGGATGTACATTATGAAGCGAAGGAACCGCTAACGATCACGGCTGTCAGTCCAGCCACCATAACGGATGAGACTTTCCGGGATTCTCATTTCTGGAGAAAGGTGGAGCATCTGCTCCTCGTCTATTATGAGTATGTATCACCGACCACGGTGCCAGCCTCCGCCTATCGGGATTTCCCACTGGTCGGATATGATTTCCATCACTTCGACGAAGAGGAGGTCGAGACGTTACAGGCCGACTGGGAGATCATCCGCGATTATATCCGGCAATTGAAGGACACATACGACAATCCAGAGGAGTACTATCCCTCTCTATCCTCCGCGCTCAGAAAAAGATTGATGTTCCTCGACACTTCCCCGAAGTGGCCGCATAAGCCGCGCTTCCGAATCAAGCGAGCGGTACTCACGAACATCGTCAACAAGTCGATGGGACGACAGTACGAGTCGATTCCAAGGAGCATCACGACCATGGCTGAGTTCAACGACGAGCTCAGACGCCTCACACGTGCTTATAAGGGAAGGACCGTCCACCAGCTGATGACCGACCTCGGCTTGACGGGAAGTAGCGGCTCAAAGTCCCTGACGGAATCAATCGTCGTCCGTATGTTCGGAGCGAAAGGGCGACGCATCGGTAAAGTCGACCTGTTCTCGAAGCTCAACGTCGTAGTGAAGTCGACCCGTCTGACAGAGGAAGGAGCGAACGTCGAGGACACGAAACTATTCCCGGTCGATTTAGTCCAAACGGGCGAGGAGACGTGTTTCGAGGAGTCCGCAATCCATGCTGAGATGAGCGAGATACACTTCCTGTTCTCCATCTTCGAGACACAAGTGGGAGGAGACCGGCTCGATGACGTCTTCGTCGGTTTCAAGCATCTGATACTGTCGGACGACCTGTTCGAGGTCGAGCTGCGGCGGACATGGCAGGAGGTGCATGATCTCATGGCAGAAGGACGTCTATGCGTGACGACCGAACTCGACAAGAATGGGATGGTGAGATACACGAAACGTACGAACGTCCCGCGCACCCGGACCAACTTGCCGAAGTCCCGTCAATACACGTTCTTCCTGAGAGGCAGCGGGCGCGACGCCAAAGATAAGCTGTGTATAAACGGCCAATCACTTTACAGGCAGAATCTCTGGATTAAAGGAAAGGTGCTCTCTCGCCTGTTGAACGAAGAGGCTCAGGTATGA
- a CDS encoding carbohydrate ABC transporter permease, with protein sequence MGTQLEINQRTDAASQAPPPKKRKESSRNRRESMQGITFMLPTLIILVTFTLLPIAYSLFLSFTRVNLFGGIDFQWVGVENYVNAWNDDRVWTALKNTARYALFVVPLQTAIALLMAAVLNSGIRFQNTFRTIYFLPTLTSSSALTMIFMFLFSLNGPINNVLVSLGFLDAPINFINETDFALTTIMVMNIWSTVPFFMTIYLAGLQDIPASLYEAASLDGANAWQKLTKITVPNLTPVTNYVLLMGIIGCFQLFDQAYIISGGTGGPNNATLTFSLIIYQYAFKTIGTMGYASALAIILTIVIFTVSMLARKLNKEESNY encoded by the coding sequence ATGGGCACACAACTTGAAATCAATCAGCGTACTGATGCAGCATCACAAGCACCGCCGCCCAAGAAGAGAAAAGAGAGCAGCCGCAACAGACGCGAGTCGATGCAAGGCATCACCTTCATGCTACCGACGCTGATCATCCTGGTGACGTTCACGTTGCTCCCGATCGCGTATTCTCTCTTCTTGTCATTCACACGAGTCAACCTTTTCGGCGGTATCGACTTCCAATGGGTCGGTGTCGAGAACTACGTGAATGCCTGGAATGACGACCGGGTCTGGACCGCACTGAAAAATACAGCCCGTTATGCACTATTTGTCGTACCACTTCAGACAGCGATTGCTCTCTTGATGGCTGCGGTCCTCAATTCAGGCATCCGGTTCCAAAATACGTTCCGGACGATTTATTTCTTACCGACACTCACATCGAGTTCGGCACTTACGATGATATTCATGTTCTTGTTCAGCTTGAATGGACCGATCAACAATGTGTTAGTATCTCTCGGGTTTCTTGATGCACCGATCAACTTCATCAACGAGACGGACTTCGCACTCACGACCATCATGGTGATGAACATCTGGTCGACGGTCCCTTTCTTCATGACGATCTATCTTGCCGGGTTGCAAGACATCCCGGCATCCCTCTACGAAGCAGCATCGCTCGACGGGGCGAACGCTTGGCAGAAGTTGACGAAGATCACGGTCCCTAACCTGACACCGGTCACGAACTACGTCCTGTTGATGGGGATCATCGGCTGTTTCCAATTGTTCGACCAGGCATACATCATTTCCGGCGGGACCGGTGGACCGAACAATGCGACGCTGACGTTCTCACTCATCATCTATCAGTACGCGTTCAAAACGATCGGGACGATGGGCTATGCATCGGCACTCGCCATCATCCTGACGATTGTCATCTTCACGGTGTCGATGCTCGCACGGAAGTTGAACAAAGAAGAGTCCAACTATTAA
- the pgmB gene encoding beta-phosphoglucomutase, producing the protein MKAFIFDLDGVITDSAEYHYLAWKALGEELGIPLDREFNETLKGVSRTESLERILRLGHCENDFSLEELATKKNTHYVSLIAKITSADILPGIETFLSELRESGYKIGMASASKNAQMVTRQLGLLHAFDHIVDAAAVTDSKPHPEVFLKAAEALAVDPKDCIGVEDAVAGIEAIRAAGMFAVGIGERSVLTGADIVFTDTRDLTLENVLTRI; encoded by the coding sequence ATGAAAGCTTTCATTTTTGACTTGGATGGTGTCATCACGGATAGCGCAGAATATCATTACTTGGCGTGGAAAGCGCTCGGGGAAGAGCTCGGCATACCGCTTGATCGAGAGTTCAACGAGACGCTCAAGGGCGTCAGTCGGACTGAGTCGCTCGAACGCATCCTCCGCCTCGGACATTGCGAGAATGATTTCTCTTTAGAAGAACTCGCTACGAAAAAGAATACGCATTATGTATCACTCATCGCGAAGATCACGAGTGCAGACATCCTACCTGGCATCGAGACGTTTTTGTCAGAGCTACGGGAGTCAGGTTATAAGATTGGGATGGCATCCGCCTCGAAGAATGCTCAGATGGTGACGCGCCAACTCGGTCTCCTCCACGCGTTCGATCATATCGTCGATGCAGCGGCGGTCACGGATTCAAAGCCACATCCAGAAGTGTTCCTGAAGGCGGCCGAAGCGTTGGCTGTCGATCCGAAGGACTGTATCGGCGTCGAGGATGCGGTCGCCGGTATCGAAGCCATCCGTGCAGCAGGAATGTTCGCGGTAGGGATCGGGGAGCGGAGTGTATTGACTGGAGCGGATATCGTGTTCACAGATACAAGAGACCTTACGCTCGAAAATGTCTTAACACGGATTTAA
- a CDS encoding ABC transporter substrate-binding protein, with protein sequence MNVKLSKPLSVLMLSGLVLTAACGGGEEEAQVASDPSKLKGKEITVGTWKGTDAEVKAFDELLKNFSDETGVKVKKKVYNDYQTQLQTDLVGGTAPDVFYVDAFLAPELSKQGVLEPLDPYIKEAKKNLGDFYDPAINAFKSDDKLFGLPKDYSTLGLYYNKKLIEDAGFTADDIPTEMEKLPGFLKELKGELPSGVTPAITTSELARHMFVLQSGGTDIVDKEGNAVWAKPDQIAALQPLVDAYQDKLVQRPADLGQGWAGDSFGAEKAAIMIEGNWAISHIKQNFPKVEMGTKEVPTIGGKNKSMMFTVSYSLNSESKEKSAGWAFIDYATSKDGMKTWSEGAGVLPSLKSIATELKLQDDELKAPFVAAGAYATPWQKGDSLSIVAREYNNLLPAALKGDMTLEEAMKKAEKTANKDIKTQLK encoded by the coding sequence ATGAATGTGAAATTATCTAAACCATTATCTGTTCTCATGCTATCCGGACTTGTCCTTACGGCCGCGTGCGGCGGCGGAGAAGAGGAGGCGCAGGTCGCTTCTGATCCATCTAAGCTCAAGGGTAAGGAGATCACCGTCGGGACGTGGAAAGGGACGGACGCCGAAGTCAAAGCGTTCGATGAATTGTTGAAGAACTTCTCAGACGAGACGGGCGTCAAAGTCAAAAAGAAGGTCTACAACGACTATCAGACACAACTCCAGACCGACCTTGTAGGTGGCACCGCACCTGACGTGTTCTATGTCGATGCGTTCCTCGCTCCCGAACTCTCGAAGCAAGGAGTGCTCGAGCCACTCGATCCATACATCAAAGAAGCCAAGAAAAACTTGGGCGATTTCTATGATCCGGCGATCAACGCCTTCAAGTCCGACGATAAATTGTTCGGACTACCGAAGGACTATTCGACACTCGGTCTCTATTATAACAAGAAGCTGATCGAGGATGCCGGATTCACGGCGGATGACATCCCGACCGAGATGGAAAAGCTGCCTGGATTCTTAAAAGAATTGAAGGGAGAACTGCCATCTGGTGTGACACCAGCCATCACGACCTCTGAACTCGCACGACACATGTTCGTCCTCCAGTCAGGCGGTACGGACATCGTCGATAAAGAAGGCAATGCCGTTTGGGCAAAACCGGACCAGATCGCCGCCCTTCAACCACTCGTAGATGCTTACCAAGATAAGCTCGTCCAACGTCCGGCAGACCTTGGTCAAGGCTGGGCTGGGGACTCATTCGGAGCCGAGAAGGCTGCCATCATGATCGAGGGGAACTGGGCAATCTCACATATCAAGCAGAACTTCCCGAAGGTCGAGATGGGGACGAAAGAAGTCCCGACGATCGGAGGGAAGAATAAGTCGATGATGTTCACCGTGTCTTATTCGCTCAACAGCGAATCGAAAGAGAAGTCCGCCGGCTGGGCATTCATCGATTATGCGACTTCGAAGGATGGCATGAAGACCTGGTCAGAGGGAGCGGGAGTCTTACCGTCGCTCAAGTCGATCGCAACGGAGCTGAAGCTGCAAGACGATGAGTTGAAAGCACCATTCGTCGCAGCGGGAGCATATGCGACACCATGGCAAAAAGGAGACTCTCTCTCGATCGTCGCTCGAGAATACAACAACCTGTTACCAGCTGCCCTGAAAGGTGACATGACGCTTGAAGAAGCCATGAAAAAAGCAGAGAAAACCGCTAACAAGGACATCAAAACGCAATTGAAATAA
- a CDS encoding HEPN domain-containing protein, giving the protein MKFYFLASVHFLGIQTTLNRGINLMEGVRLSNNTEKLDEIIDSYFSNQIGGLEKGALIKNPFFYYHGDLPENHNPLSERDNLELLDYYLKIVQSYNNFLWLEKDNSVDVELGFLYIKDSKNFLNNSVTSNSRSVTFLNAGLERETVIFTLEELRAISDWASNHDYKKLLPIDKQNDETKTLKTNRLDRFNFFLQGTRSQAYLPLRIGMYCTLLEILLSTDNTEVSHKISERLSLLLGETYDEKLKIYSFIKKAYAIRSSVYHGSNLPKKGSDEISLKKTSREFDEYVRRLYLKIISDSEILKLYIDDDITGIEKFFKELLFK; this is encoded by the coding sequence ATGAAATTTTATTTTTTAGCTAGTGTACATTTTTTAGGAATACAAACAACACTCAATCGTGGAATCAATTTAATGGAGGGCGTAAGGCTCTCAAATAACACGGAAAAACTAGATGAAATAATTGATTCGTACTTTAGTAATCAGATAGGGGGTCTAGAAAAAGGAGCACTAATTAAAAATCCCTTTTTTTATTATCATGGTGATTTACCAGAAAATCATAATCCATTGAGTGAACGAGATAATCTAGAATTATTAGATTATTACTTAAAAATAGTTCAATCGTATAATAATTTTTTATGGTTAGAAAAAGATAATAGTGTGGATGTTGAACTTGGTTTTTTATATATTAAGGATTCAAAAAATTTTTTGAATAATAGCGTTACGTCTAATTCCAGATCTGTAACATTTTTAAATGCTGGACTTGAAAGAGAAACAGTTATTTTCACTCTTGAAGAATTAAGAGCAATTTCTGATTGGGCGAGTAATCATGACTATAAAAAATTATTACCAATCGATAAACAAAATGATGAAACAAAAACTCTAAAGACTAATAGATTAGATAGATTCAACTTTTTTCTTCAAGGTACTCGATCACAAGCATATTTGCCACTGAGAATTGGAATGTATTGCACACTGTTAGAAATATTGTTATCTACTGATAATACTGAAGTATCTCATAAGATTTCTGAAAGATTATCTTTACTTCTAGGTGAAACATATGATGAAAAATTAAAAATATATAGTTTTATAAAAAAAGCTTATGCAATAAGATCTTCCGTATATCATGGCTCTAACTTACCGAAGAAAGGTAGCGACGAAATTTCTCTGAAAAAAACATCGAGAGAATTCGATGAATATGTAAGAAGGCTTTACCTTAAAATAATTAGCGACAGCGAAATTTTGAAGCTATATATTGATGATGATATAACAGGCATAGAAAAATTTTTTAAAGAGTTACTATTTAAATAA
- a CDS encoding tyrosine-type recombinase/integrase, with protein MEEEMKNEVEIREAASLAFADSRERLLAVLEDDHLNMEALSDLEIFELFWATELFPIYSQKSPHTKRAYKQDLDYILRFFVTKTQGVKQLTILNLHEYLKDVHDQYAPRTVKRRNAMLRRFLRFLHVNDYHVRDLSLQVKDQIKPEPLRREIDFDEMEAIALAFRHTVKQKKNRELLQLRNETMGYLLLTTGIRASELLSLQFSHVHDTPFFSYIEFKGKREKWRRVPLSQKSTHLIHRLKQLMQIEGITNPYICFNVRIEDTPLSYEALRLIAKTASIQLTSSNNSPHWFRRSFITKLLADGISLYEVMNLAGHESISTTNMYLQQIQKANLTVSPFD; from the coding sequence ATGGAGGAAGAAATGAAGAACGAGGTCGAAATCAGGGAGGCGGCGTCGCTCGCGTTCGCGGACAGCCGGGAGAGGCTGCTCGCGGTGCTCGAGGACGACCACCTGAACATGGAGGCGCTGAGCGACCTCGAGATTTTCGAGCTGTTCTGGGCGACGGAGCTGTTCCCGATATACAGCCAGAAGAGCCCACATACGAAGCGGGCCTACAAGCAGGACCTCGACTACATTCTGCGCTTCTTCGTGACGAAGACCCAAGGCGTCAAGCAGCTGACGATCCTCAACCTGCACGAGTACCTGAAGGACGTCCACGACCAGTACGCCCCACGGACCGTCAAGCGGCGCAACGCTATGCTGCGGCGCTTCCTGCGATTCCTGCACGTCAACGACTATCACGTACGCGACCTGTCGCTCCAAGTGAAGGACCAGATAAAGCCGGAGCCGCTCCGCCGCGAGATTGATTTCGACGAGATGGAGGCGATCGCCCTGGCCTTCCGCCATACGGTGAAGCAAAAAAAGAACCGCGAGCTATTGCAGCTGCGGAACGAGACGATGGGATATTTACTATTAACTACAGGGATTCGCGCTTCTGAATTACTATCACTTCAGTTTAGTCACGTTCATGATACTCCTTTCTTCAGTTATATCGAGTTTAAGGGAAAGCGTGAAAAATGGCGGCGTGTTCCGCTGTCCCAGAAATCAACCCATCTCATCCATCGTCTAAAACAGTTAATGCAAATTGAAGGGATTACAAACCCTTATATTTGTTTCAATGTAAGGATTGAGGATACTCCTCTTTCCTATGAAGCATTAAGACTCATCGCAAAAACAGCTTCTATACAATTGACTTCATCAAACAATTCACCCCATTGGTTCCGACGCTCTTTCATAACAAAACTACTAGCTGATGGTATTTCTTTATATGAAGTCATGAATCTTGCGGGTCATGAATCCATTTCAACCACTAATATGTACCTTCAACAAATACAAAAGGCTAATTTAACTGTAAGTCCTTTCGATTAA
- a CDS encoding DUF4145 domain-containing protein, whose amino-acid sequence MDLYGENSFVCPTCSVLAQQEWHQVVPREEHRVNEYGFGETVNFYTVDDNVKVYYFEGEVIKEPNVLAFCQCQSCKNYSLWYDHELVHPLKNTVEEPNPFMPLEVKVIYDEARAVLNISPRSSAALLRLGLEMLLPHLGAKKENINEMIKQLVRERKVIGKLQRAMDTLRVVGNDAVHPGKIDLEGRDNKDVSLALFKVINFIVAETLESDETISELYSLIPEGAMKGIESREKSNNTK is encoded by the coding sequence ATGGATTTATATGGTGAAAATTCGTTTGTATGCCCTACTTGTTCAGTGTTAGCACAACAAGAGTGGCATCAAGTTGTTCCTAGAGAAGAACATAGAGTTAATGAATATGGTTTTGGTGAAACGGTTAATTTTTATACGGTCGATGATAACGTGAAAGTGTATTATTTTGAAGGAGAAGTGATTAAGGAACCAAACGTGTTGGCTTTTTGTCAGTGCCAATCCTGTAAAAATTATTCTTTGTGGTATGACCATGAACTAGTTCATCCCTTAAAAAATACTGTTGAAGAACCTAATCCATTTATGCCTTTGGAAGTTAAAGTTATTTATGATGAAGCAAGAGCAGTTCTAAATATTTCTCCGCGTTCTTCTGCAGCGCTTTTACGATTAGGATTAGAAATGTTACTGCCTCATCTAGGTGCTAAAAAAGAAAATATTAATGAAATGATTAAGCAATTAGTTCGAGAAAGAAAAGTTATAGGTAAGTTGCAACGAGCAATGGATACACTTCGGGTTGTTGGTAATGATGCTGTTCATCCAGGGAAAATAGATCTTGAAGGAAGAGACAATAAGGACGTAAGCTTGGCTTTATTTAAGGTAATAAATTTCATTGTGGCAGAAACTTTAGAGAGTGATGAAACGATTAGTGAACTATATTCTTTGATTCCTGAAGGAGCAATGAAAGGAATTGAAAGTAGAGAAAAATCTAATAATACCAAATGA
- a CDS encoding glycoside hydrolase family 13 protein — MKRTWWKEAVVYQVYWRSFLDTNGDGYGDLEGVRRKLPYIKELGADVIWLNPFYVSPDKDNGYDIADYYSIMDKAGTMEDFERLLEEAHAVGLKIILDLVVNHTSDQHPWFLESKTSADSPKRDYYIWHDPINDKEPNNWRSYFAPSCWEYEEESGQYYYHSFAVEQPDLNWENEDLRNEIYAMMRFWLDKGIDGFRMDVINLLAKRKDLSDVENPYDLSYLANNPGIHGYLQEMHEQVLRHYDCMTVGEIPFVTPAEGALYVDEARHELDTLFHFQIADEMPTWDMLRFKEIQREWYEGLKGRGWNSQFLNNHDHTRQVTRYGNDKEHRIASAKMLATLTHTLPGMPYIYQGEEIGMTGVSFDSIDDYQDIAMRNRYREEVAKGRAADEVLTSLRLLSRDNSRTPMQWSDQAESGFTDGVPWMTVNPNHVELNVEKDLRREDSVFRYYQKLIRLRKSNDAMVYGDFKDLLPEHPVVHAYERRLDEDRFVIVLNHSDEDVVLPLSLDIRNMALQSVPNDTDTLRPYEARIYKTKDVS; from the coding sequence ATGAAGCGCACATGGTGGAAAGAAGCCGTCGTGTATCAAGTGTACTGGCGAAGTTTCTTGGATACGAATGGCGATGGGTATGGTGATTTAGAAGGTGTCCGTCGGAAGTTGCCTTATATCAAGGAGCTCGGAGCTGACGTGATATGGCTCAATCCGTTCTATGTATCGCCAGACAAGGATAATGGATATGACATCGCTGACTATTACAGCATCATGGATAAGGCAGGGACAATGGAGGATTTCGAGCGGTTGCTAGAAGAAGCCCATGCAGTCGGACTCAAGATAATCCTGGACCTCGTCGTCAACCACACGTCGGACCAACATCCCTGGTTCTTAGAGTCGAAAACCTCGGCGGACTCCCCGAAACGGGATTATTATATCTGGCACGACCCAATCAATGATAAGGAACCGAACAATTGGCGATCCTACTTCGCACCTTCCTGTTGGGAGTACGAGGAAGAGAGTGGACAGTATTATTATCATTCGTTCGCCGTCGAGCAACCCGATCTCAACTGGGAGAACGAGGACTTACGGAACGAAATCTATGCGATGATGCGATTCTGGCTTGATAAGGGCATCGATGGTTTCCGGATGGATGTCATCAACCTGCTAGCGAAACGAAAAGACTTATCGGACGTCGAGAATCCGTACGACCTCAGTTACCTGGCGAACAATCCTGGCATCCATGGTTATCTTCAAGAGATGCACGAGCAGGTACTCCGTCACTATGACTGCATGACGGTCGGTGAGATCCCTTTCGTGACGCCAGCCGAGGGGGCACTCTATGTCGACGAGGCACGTCACGAACTCGACACCTTGTTCCATTTCCAGATCGCCGACGAGATGCCGACGTGGGACATGCTTCGCTTCAAAGAAATCCAACGAGAATGGTATGAAGGATTGAAGGGACGCGGATGGAACTCGCAGTTCCTGAACAATCACGATCATACGCGCCAGGTGACGCGTTACGGCAATGATAAGGAACATCGGATAGCATCCGCGAAGATGCTCGCGACACTCACCCATACGCTTCCCGGGATGCCGTACATCTATCAAGGGGAGGAAATCGGCATGACGGGTGTCAGCTTCGACTCCATTGATGATTATCAAGATATCGCCATGAGGAACCGCTATCGCGAGGAAGTCGCGAAAGGACGAGCGGCAGATGAGGTGTTGACGAGCTTACGACTTCTTAGCCGGGACAATTCAAGGACGCCGATGCAATGGAGCGATCAGGCTGAGTCCGGATTCACGGATGGGGTTCCATGGATGACCGTCAATCCGAATCATGTTGAGCTGAACGTCGAGAAGGACTTACGTCGAGAGGACTCCGTGTTCCGCTATTATCAAAAGCTGATTCGACTTAGGAAATCTAACGATGCAATGGTATATGGAGACTTTAAAGATTTGTTGCCAGAACACCCTGTCGTCCATGCATATGAGCGTCGCCTCGACGAAGATAGGTTCGTGATCGTCTTGAATCATTCGGACGAGGATGTGGTACTTCCGTTATCCCTAGACATTCGAAACATGGCCTTACAAAGCGTACCGAATGACACGGATACGTTGCGACCTTATGAAGCTCGAATCTATAAGACGAAGGATGTATCCTAA
- a CDS encoding carbohydrate ABC transporter permease yields the protein MKKKKWPRIVLYVILISYALVTLYPFLWAVLASFKPYSEIVAGGLSLWPENPTLANFEHIFTKDPLFPRWIMNSFLIATIGTIVNVIFNTMAGYSLARLRFPGRNYLFLLILAVMMVPGQILLIPNYLIMRSLGILDTYSALIIPGAINFSYIFLMRQFFINFPREVEEAAQVDGLNRFQTFWRIVFPMARASVATQAVFVFLGFWNEFLKPLLYITSPEKYTLTLGLQSFQSQNATQWNYIMAASVVSIIPIIILYIMLNKYFMQGLRIGGDK from the coding sequence ATGAAAAAGAAAAAATGGCCGCGTATCGTGTTGTATGTCATCCTCATCTCCTATGCGCTCGTCACACTGTATCCATTCCTATGGGCAGTGCTCGCATCGTTCAAACCCTATAGCGAGATCGTGGCTGGTGGACTATCACTATGGCCAGAGAACCCGACACTCGCGAACTTCGAACATATCTTCACGAAGGATCCACTGTTCCCACGATGGATCATGAACTCGTTCTTGATCGCGACGATCGGGACGATTGTGAACGTCATCTTCAACACGATGGCTGGCTATTCACTCGCTCGTCTCCGCTTTCCGGGAAGAAACTACCTGTTCCTGTTGATTCTCGCGGTCATGATGGTGCCGGGACAGATTCTGCTCATCCCGAACTATCTGATCATGCGTTCGCTCGGAATCCTTGATACGTATTCCGCCTTGATCATCCCTGGGGCGATCAACTTCTCGTACATCTTCTTGATGCGACAGTTCTTCATCAACTTCCCGCGCGAGGTCGAGGAGGCTGCACAAGTCGATGGACTCAACCGGTTCCAGACGTTCTGGCGGATCGTCTTCCCGATGGCACGCGCCTCGGTCGCGACGCAAGCAGTTTTCGTCTTCCTCGGGTTCTGGAACGAGTTCTTGAAACCATTGCTCTACATCACGTCACCCGAGAAATATACATTGACGCTCGGACTACAGTCGTTCCAAAGTCAGAACGCGACACAATGGAACTACATCATGGCGGCCTCGGTCGTCAGCATCATACCTATCATCATCCTGTACATCATGCTGAACAAGTACTTCATGCAGGGATTACGGATCGGTGGGGACAAATAA
- a CDS encoding LacI family DNA-binding transcriptional regulator codes for MATLKDVSKASGFSVTTVSRALNGYDDVNKETRDKIMSVAKELGYSPNILARSLVKKQSKTIGFLVTDLKRESVKDNFMFETLCGVSDELSDLDYEFVLLSTTTSKQKNKTYGQMCAERQLDGVVIQGLKRDDPYLLEAIESTVPCVLVDIPVEGVNTGYVTSNQLESAKQAVRYLIRLGHRHIAFMNGATHAYVSMVRHDAYRQVLQESEIDFREDYVLNGDFEELASKDVALPFLLNHPEVTAIFCASDVMALGVIQATRELGLNVPEDLSIIGFDNILLSQYVSPPLTTVGQQPYEMGRKAASMIVQIVEGQEAPHEAFVNNQLILRESVAKNRR; via the coding sequence ATGGCAACATTAAAAGACGTCTCCAAGGCATCCGGCTTCTCTGTTACGACCGTATCCCGTGCTCTGAACGGATATGACGACGTGAATAAGGAGACGCGAGACAAGATCATGAGTGTGGCAAAGGAGCTCGGATACAGCCCGAACATCCTCGCCCGTAGCCTAGTCAAGAAACAGTCGAAGACCATCGGATTTCTCGTCACCGACCTGAAACGAGAGAGTGTCAAAGATAATTTCATGTTCGAGACGCTTTGTGGTGTGTCGGACGAACTATCCGACCTCGATTATGAATTCGTCCTCCTGTCGACGACGACCTCGAAACAAAAGAACAAGACCTACGGACAGATGTGCGCCGAACGTCAACTCGACGGCGTCGTGATCCAGGGTCTGAAACGGGACGACCCGTACTTACTTGAGGCGATCGAAAGCACGGTTCCTTGCGTCCTCGTCGACATTCCGGTAGAAGGCGTGAACACGGGTTATGTGACCTCGAACCAATTAGAGAGCGCGAAGCAGGCCGTCCGTTACCTGATCCGACTCGGGCATCGACATATCGCTTTCATGAATGGAGCCACTCACGCCTACGTCTCCATGGTGCGACATGATGCCTATCGTCAAGTCCTACAGGAGAGCGAGATTGACTTCCGGGAGGACTACGTGCTGAATGGAGACTTCGAAGAACTCGCATCAAAGGATGTCGCGCTTCCCTTCTTGTTGAACCACCCTGAGGTGACTGCGATTTTCTGCGCTTCCGACGTCATGGCGTTAGGAGTGATACAAGCCACGCGGGAACTAGGGCTCAACGTCCCCGAAGACTTATCGATCATCGGTTTCGATAACATCTTGCTGTCCCAATACGTCTCCCCCCCACTGACGACGGTCGGACAACAACCCTACGAGATGGGACGTAAGGCCGCGTCGATGATCGTCCAGATCGTCGAAGGACAGGAAGCTCCGCATGAAGCATTCGTGAATAATCAGCTGATCCTACGGGAGTCAGTCGCAAAAAATCGGCGATGA